The following proteins are co-located in the Campylobacter concisus genome:
- the argH gene encoding argininosuccinate lyase — MKEEKNAHKKMWEGRFSEASSKLLEEFNASINFDKNLFEEDIAGSKAHAKMLGVCGILKKDESEAIIKGLDEVLSEIRAGKFEFKLEDEDIHMAVEKRLSQIIGAELGGRLHTARSRNDQVALDFKFYVLKKNLEISSLIKELITTLTNLAKNHKDTLMPGYTHLQHAQPVSLSYHLLAYAFMFKRDFERFVSSYERNNLSPLGSAALAGTPHKIDRTIVASELGFAGCTRNAMDSVSDRDFALEILFNISIFMTHASRLCEELILWSSQEFGFISISDAYSTGSSIMPQKKNPDVAELIRGKTGRVNGNLVALLTTMKGLPLAYNKDMQEDKEGVFDSVSTILSSATILNEMIKTAKFNEKNMLKATKTGHLSATDLADYLVREKNIPFRTAHFITGKAVAKAESLGLDLSELNEEQLKSVDENLDENAIKFLDLHASKEARTSKGGTANKSVDEQIEILDYWLKKKEL, encoded by the coding sequence ATGAAAGAAGAGAAAAACGCACACAAAAAGATGTGGGAGGGCAGATTTAGCGAGGCTAGTTCGAAGCTGCTTGAGGAATTCAATGCCTCTATAAATTTTGATAAAAATCTTTTTGAGGAAGATATCGCTGGAAGTAAGGCTCACGCAAAGATGCTTGGGGTTTGCGGAATTTTGAAAAAAGATGAGTCAGAGGCGATCATAAAGGGGCTTGATGAGGTTTTATCTGAGATAAGAGCAGGTAAATTCGAGTTTAAGCTAGAAGATGAAGATATACATATGGCAGTTGAGAAGCGCCTTAGCCAGATCATCGGCGCCGAGCTTGGAGGCAGACTGCACACAGCTAGAAGTAGAAACGACCAAGTTGCGCTTGATTTTAAATTTTACGTATTGAAGAAAAATTTAGAAATTTCATCTCTCATCAAAGAGCTCATCACTACGCTTACAAATTTGGCAAAAAACCACAAAGATACGCTAATGCCAGGCTACACACATCTTCAACACGCTCAGCCAGTAAGCCTTAGCTATCACTTGCTAGCATATGCATTTATGTTTAAAAGAGATTTCGAGCGTTTTGTTAGCTCATATGAGCGAAACAACCTAAGTCCGCTTGGTTCAGCAGCCCTTGCAGGCACTCCTCATAAGATAGATAGAACTATCGTTGCAAGTGAGCTTGGCTTCGCAGGTTGCACGCGAAATGCGATGGATAGCGTGAGCGACCGTGATTTTGCGCTTGAGATTTTATTTAACATTAGCATTTTTATGACGCACGCTTCTAGGCTTTGCGAGGAGCTCATACTTTGGAGCTCGCAAGAATTTGGCTTTATAAGCATTAGCGATGCTTATAGCACAGGAAGTTCCATTATGCCTCAAAAGAAAAATCCAGACGTTGCTGAACTCATCCGTGGCAAAACTGGGCGTGTAAATGGAAATTTAGTAGCACTGCTAACTACGATGAAGGGCCTGCCACTTGCTTATAATAAAGATATGCAAGAAGATAAAGAGGGCGTGTTTGACAGCGTCTCAACCATTTTAAGCTCGGCTACCATCCTAAACGAGATGATAAAAACGGCCAAATTTAATGAAAAAAATATGCTAAAAGCTACAAAAACTGGGCATCTAAGTGCGACTGATTTGGCAGACTATCTAGTGCGTGAAAAGAATATTCCATTTAGAACGGCGCATTTTATCACAGGCAAAGCCGTCGCAAAGGCTGAAAGCTTAGGACTTGATCTAAGTGAGCTAAACGAAGAGCAGCTAAAAAGTGTCGATGAAAATTTGGACGAAAATGCCATTAAATTTCTAGATCTGCACGCTTCCAAAGAGGCTCGCACTTCAAAAGGCGGCACGGCAAATAAAAGCGTTGATGAGCAGATAGAAATTTTAGACTACTGGCTTAAGAAAAAAGAGTTATAA
- a CDS encoding oxidoreductase — protein sequence MKLGELYSVVAAALAANFSGILDVSSFMRIKKTNAWITQTNSEANKKGNELYAKFIKDESSAALCDDFVILKSKFEASYYFSSAKDDLAQFYKAINFQPKMGEVDSISNQLILIANILKSEASNESMKLLAAFSVSFFLPYAKQLSRDIQKDATSNFYKSMGYFLEDFCLVLETIIGKA from the coding sequence TTGAAACTTGGAGAACTTTATAGCGTTGTAGCGGCTGCGCTTGCTGCAAATTTTAGCGGCATTTTAGACGTTTCATCTTTTATGCGTATCAAAAAGACAAATGCGTGGATAACGCAGACAAATAGCGAAGCAAATAAAAAAGGTAACGAGCTTTATGCCAAATTTATCAAAGATGAAAGTAGTGCTGCTTTATGTGACGATTTTGTCATTTTAAAGTCAAAATTTGAGGCAAGTTACTATTTTTCGTCTGCAAAAGATGATCTAGCTCAATTTTATAAGGCTATAAATTTTCAGCCAAAGATGGGCGAGGTTGACAGCATCTCAAATCAGCTAATTTTAATAGCAAATATTTTAAAAAGCGAAGCATCTAATGAGTCTATGAAACTTCTTGCAGCTTTTAGTGTATCATTTTTCTTGCCTTATGCTAAACAGCTTTCAAGAGATATCCAAAAAGACGCAACTAGCAATTTTTATAAATCAATGGGATATTTTTTAGAGGATTTTTGCCTAGTTTTAGAAACTATTATTGGCAAGGCTTAG
- a CDS encoding CZB domain-containing protein: MKLNGYRGVLLNEFNKIQDVHECRFGKWYEKDVKNTLVKDAKILSSIAAHHENVHHGLEKAMVIFADKDKGNLPGVEILKDVENSSKVGFEELLEAIKSARK, from the coding sequence ATGAAGCTAAATGGATATAGAGGTGTGCTTTTAAATGAATTTAATAAAATTCAAGATGTTCATGAGTGTAGATTTGGCAAATGGTATGAAAAAGATGTGAAAAATACTCTTGTAAAAGATGCCAAAATTCTCTCAAGTATCGCAGCTCATCATGAAAATGTTCATCATGGACTAGAAAAAGCGATGGTTATTTTTGCTGATAAAGATAAAGGAAATCTACCTGGCGTTGAAATATTAAAAGATGTTGAAAACTCAAGTAAAGTAGGTTTTGAAGAGTTGCTTGAAGCTATTAAGTCTGCAAGAAAATAA
- a CDS encoding histidine triad nucleotide-binding protein → MTIFEKIVAGEIPCNKVLESEKFLAFNDINPKAPIHILIIPKKHYKNFQEMDPVLMGEMTKFIQEVATLMGVDKSGYRLITNCGENGGQEVMHLHFHLLGGAKLGWSEGVADPQSTF, encoded by the coding sequence ATGACCATATTTGAAAAGATCGTAGCTGGTGAAATCCCTTGCAACAAAGTGCTTGAGAGCGAGAAATTTCTAGCTTTTAACGATATAAATCCAAAAGCACCAATCCACATCCTAATCATCCCAAAAAAACACTATAAAAATTTCCAAGAGATGGATCCGGTTTTAATGGGAGAGATGACAAAATTTATCCAAGAAGTAGCGACCTTAATGGGCGTTGATAAGAGCGGATACCGCCTTATAACAAACTGCGGTGAAAACGGCGGTCAAGAAGTTATGCATCTACATTTTCACCTGCTTGGCGGAGCTAAGCTTGGCTGGAGCGAAGGCGTAGCTGATCCACAAAGCACATTTTAA
- the pheS gene encoding phenylalanine--tRNA ligase subunit alpha, translating into MQDFVNKIKNEISTLDDLEKVRVEIFGKKGILAQGFAKLKELGEDEKKEFAANLNKQRDELGALIEAKKAELSEQEIDNKMKKEAADITLFNEPIASGALHPVMATMDKIIEYFLALNFSLETGPLIEDDFHNFEALNLPKYHPARDMQDTFYLDDFRLLRTHTSPVQVRTMLNQKPPIRMIAPGTVFRRDMDLTHTPMFHQVEGLVVEDAEKVSFANLKSMLEGFLKHMFGDVEVRFRPSFFPFTEPSAEVDISCIFCHGKGCRVCKQTTWLEVLGCGVVDPNVFKAVGYKNVSGYAFGLGVERFAMLLHRVPDLRSLFEGDLRLLEQFK; encoded by the coding sequence TTGCAAGATTTCGTTAATAAAATCAAAAATGAAATTTCAACGCTTGATGATTTGGAAAAAGTCAGGGTAGAAATTTTTGGCAAAAAGGGCATCTTGGCGCAAGGCTTTGCAAAGCTAAAAGAGCTTGGCGAGGACGAGAAAAAGGAATTTGCAGCAAATTTAAATAAGCAAAGAGATGAGCTTGGCGCGCTAATAGAAGCTAAAAAGGCTGAGCTTAGCGAGCAAGAGATAGATAACAAGATGAAAAAAGAAGCCGCTGATATCACGCTATTTAATGAGCCTATTGCTAGCGGGGCACTTCATCCTGTGATGGCTACGATGGATAAGATAATTGAATACTTTTTAGCTCTAAATTTCTCGCTCGAGACTGGACCACTAATAGAAGATGATTTTCACAACTTTGAGGCGCTAAATTTACCAAAATACCACCCAGCAAGAGATATGCAAGATACATTTTACCTAGATGATTTTAGGCTTTTAAGGACGCATACGAGTCCAGTTCAGGTGCGAACTATGCTAAATCAAAAGCCGCCTATTCGCATGATAGCGCCAGGTACTGTCTTTAGACGTGATATGGATTTAACGCATACACCGATGTTTCACCAGGTCGAGGGCCTTGTGGTGGAGGATGCTGAGAAAGTTAGCTTTGCAAATTTAAAATCAATGCTTGAGGGCTTTTTAAAGCACATGTTTGGCGACGTTGAAGTACGTTTTCGCCCTAGTTTTTTTCCATTTACGGAGCCTAGCGCAGAGGTTGATATTAGTTGTATATTCTGCCATGGCAAGGGCTGCAGAGTGTGCAAGCAGACCACTTGGCTTGAGGTACTTGGATGTGGCGTCGTTGATCCAAATGTATTTAAGGCAGTTGGTTATAAAAATGTAAGTGGATACGCCTTTGGCCTTGGCGTTGAGAGATTTGCGATGTTGCTTCATAGAGTGCCTGATCTAAGGTCGCTTTTTGAGGGAGATTTAAGATTGTTGGAGCAGTTTAAATGA